The following nucleotide sequence is from Methanofastidiosum sp..
AGATAAAAAATATATTTCCCGTAACCAAAAGAATCCTCGGAATAAACTTCAGAACAATACCATCGGCCTCCTTTTTCTGTTATCTTTAGATGTAACCCTTTTTCATCAATCCATACATTTTCATCGCTTTCTGACCAATAGTTAAAACTAGGCCCTTTTCTTTGATCTATACTATTTTTAATATACCAAGGGTAACCAGAAAAGTAAAGTTTACTGAAAGAGGATAATTTATCATAGTTTTTATCATAAATTATAGATGTTATTTTAAAATCAGAAGTTGTGGCTACCCATGTAAATTTATATTCGAACGTAGAACTATCTTTTATTTCTTTTATTGTTTTTGATTCAATTAGATCACTATTCAAGTAGCACTCCAAATTTATATTGTTATAGTTGGTGCCCTTACTATTATTGATTATTATTATAAATTCAACATTTTCATCTTTTTTTGGATTTTTAGGAAACCATGTTATATCTGCTATTTGAATGTTTGATTTTTCGCCCTGAGCTTGAATTAGAGAAATAAAGAAAAAACTAGAGAAAGAAATTAAAAAAATTATGAATAATATTTGTACTATTTGATTCATTTTTACATCCTTAGCATATTTATTTATCCTCTTCTAAAGTGTATTCAATGTTTTTTATTCTTTTCCCACATTTAGGGCATTTGTATGTAACTGTAGCTAAAGAACAACAAATTCTTTCTATTTTCTCTGTTTCTTTGTCAGTACCACATTCGCAAAATTTATTATTAAAAGAAATCATTAAATTATATCCCTAATCAATTTCAACTAGACTCATGGCTTCTTGAGGGCATTTCCTTACGCATCCTCCAAGACCATCGCATAAATCTTCATCTAGCACAGCCTTTCCGTTTTCAATTGAAACGATTTTTAGTGGGCATATGATGGAGCATACTCCACATCCATTACATTTTTCTTCATCAACTCTAACTATTCTTCTCATATTGCAACCTTATAAAAAATACTAAGATTATATTTTATAAGATTATTGACTATATAATTCTCAAAATAATTGTCTTTCAATTTTAATTTTTAATGTATAATAGAATCTTGTATTGGGATTATAAGCTCCCATATCTTTAGTTCTTTGTACATAAATATGAAGCAAAAAAATCATTTTTATATTCTTTAGATTCAATAGAAAACCCCGCATGCTCGATGATTTTCTCCATTATCCAATTTGTTGTAGAAAATTCTTCGCTAATATGATTTACCATATTCTTTTTCATTCTGTCATCATTTGTTTGATTAATCCAGCATTCAACTGCCTTTTCAAAATTGTTAGTATCAAATGAAAAAACAACGTCGTGAAGGTAAAATTTGCCTTTTTCTTTAAGCATAGAATTAATATTTTTTAGAGCCATTAACTTCCAGAAATCAGGGAGATGGTGTAAAGCTATACTTGAAACTACTAAATCTACTGGTTTCCCTTCATGTTCGTATGATAAAAATCCTGCGTTGACAAAAGAAATGTTGGTAATCCCCTTATTACTGGCCTTATTTTTTGCATACTCAAGCATATTCTTAGATACATCCAATGCAATAATTTTACTACATCTTTTTGCTGCTTCGATGCAAAATTCTCCAGTTCCACATCCAATTTCTAAAAGGATGTCTCCTTTTTTAAGGTCAATTATTTTTATAGTATCATCAATTTCCTTTTTGATATTTCTTAATTTACCCATTCTTTCATCATATATTCTAATCTCTTCGGGATCGTTATAATCTGTTCCAAGAGATTTGAATTCGTTAAAATAGTAGTTTTTATAGAGTTTTTCTGTATCTTCCATATTAATTCCCCTAATATCACCATTTTGCATCATGGATTTTAAAGTGATACCTTACTCGATCAAGTGATATCTTTAATACTGGAAGAAATATAAATATGCCTAAAATATCTAAAGAATTATCTATGTTTTTTTAGAAACTTTCTAGTTTCCTCTGTGTCAATCCAGCCTTTGTCAAGTTGCTTTATCATATCATCTATTCTGTCTATTTGTCTTATCAGTCTAGCCTTTGTTTCTTCATTATCTACTTTTACTTGGATAAATCCACTTAGTATTGCTAGAGGATTTCTAATATGGTCGACTAAGTGGGCGAAGTATTCTACATTTTTCTCCATTTGTTTTTCTGCTATAATTTTATCGGTTACATCTGTGCCTACTGAAAGAATTCCAGTTATTTGCCCGTCTTTATCTCTTATTGGTCTGTTTGTCCAGTATACCCATATACGCTCTCCGTTTTTCTTTACATTTTCATTTAGATTAACACTATATTTATCAACGTCCTTTATAATGTCTATTGCTAGAGTTTCCAGAAGTTTACCGGTACTTTCTACTTTGGGCAATATTGTTTCGGCCCAAGTTTTTCCAATTAGTTCTTCTTGCTTATAACCAAAAAGTTTTAATCCAAATTCATTCATTGAAATAATCCTTCCATCTTTATCGAATTTGGCTATTATGCTATTAGCATTTTCTACGAGTTCTCTATATTTTTCTTCATTTTTCTTTAGTAATTCTTCAGCTTGCTTGCGCTTGTTAATGTCGACAATAACACCCACAATTGATTGGAAATCTTTATCCTCTTTTCGTATACCGGATACGAATAACTCACCCCAAAATACGCTCCCATCCTTTTTTTTGTATCTTTTCTCAACAAAATATGATTCTAGATCGCCATTAACAAGAGCATTTAGACTATTTTTGGTAATTTCAAAATCATCGGGGTACGTTACTTCTAAAATACTTTTGCCAATTAGTTCATTTTTTTCATATCCTAAGATTTCAGATAATTTATCATTCAATTCAACAAAGTTATAATTGTTGTCCATGAGGTCTATGCCTACTGCTGCATTATTAAATATCAATTTGAATTTATTTTCACTTTCAATTAATGCTTTTTCAATTTCTTTTCGTTTAGTTTCTCTTTCAATTGATTCTATGGCAAATGATATATCGTCTGCAAGTTCTTCAAGAAGTTTTATCTCGTCTTTATTAAAAAAATCAATTTCATTTGAATGTAAGAAGTATGCCCCAATTGACTTTCCCTTAATTTTTAGAGGAACAATTGCCATGGAAGTTAACCCTGTTTTATCTAAATGTTCCTTCCATTTATTTAATTCTGGATATTTTTGAATATCATTAAAAACCTTAGTTTCTCCACTTTTTAGTGTATTAAAGGTAAAGCTGTTTGACCAGTTAGTATCTCCAGAAGTTGCTTTGCCAAATAAAGATTCAAAATCCCCTAATCCCGCGAAGGCAACTGGTTTTAAGGTCTCTTCATCTTCGGTCAATAAACCAATCCATGCCAAAACAAATTGTCCTTTATCAACGGCTATTTGACATGCCTTATCAAAAATCTCTTGTTTATCGTGACTTCTAACTATCATTTGATTTATGTCACTTAGAATAGTATAGATTCTATTTAGCTTGATTATTTCTTTTTGTGCATTTCTTTCATTATTACGAATTTTACATTCTTTAAGCTCTCTCTCAATTGCTGGAACTAATCTTGAAAGATTATCTTTCATGAGGTAATCATTTGCACCCTTTTTCATTGCTTCGACGGCCAATTGCTCTCCTATTGTTCCTGAAACTAAGATAAAAGGTATGTCTATACCAAATTCGTTTAAAATTTCTAAAGCTTTGATCCCTGAAAAATTAGGCATTTTGTAATCAGATATTATAACATCCCATTGCTTATTTGTTAAAGCTTCCACCATTTGTTTTGCAGTATCGATTCTTTCATAGTAAACAGAATAGCCACCTTTTTTTATTAATCGCGCTAATAGTTCAGCATCGTCTACTGAATCTTCTACCAATAGTATTCTAAGTTGTGGCTTTTCCATTTAAATCTCCTTAGGAGGGGGTTCATTTATTACTAACCAATACAAACCAAGCTGTTTTACTGAATCTATAAATTGATTAAAATCTACAGGTTTTCGGACATAGCTGTTTGCTCCATTTTTGTAGCCATTTAACAAATCCTGTTCTTCTCTGGAAGATGTGAGTATAACAACCGGAGTTAATGAAGTTTTTTTATTCTCACGGATTTTTTTAAGCACTTCTAATCCACCTAGCTTTGGAAGTTTTAAATCTAGAAGAACTAGTTCAGGATAGTCGTCAACAGTTAGGTGAGAATATCTTCCTTTTTGGAATAGATAATCTAAAGCTTCTTCCCCATCTTTTACTACATCGATATTATTTGCTATATTATTCTTCTTAAATGCCCTAATTGCAAGCTCAATATCGTCTTGATTGTCCTCTACCAATAATATTGTTTTGTTTTTCATAAACACCTCCAATCAAATTGTAAAATAAAATGTTGCTCCTTCCCCAACTTTCCCTTCTGCCCATATTTTTCCCCCATGCATATTAATGATTCTATTAACATTTGCAAGTCCTACCCCCGTTCCAGTGAATTCCTCATCCGAATGGAGCCTGTGGAAAGGAGTAAATAGCTTATCTGCATATTCCATATCAAATCCTACCCCATTGTCTCTAATGAAATATATATTTTTCTCTTCTTTTACCAAAATCCCAAATTCTATGATTGAATTCTCTTTTTTAGAAGTAAATTTCCACGCATTATTCAAAAGATTCTCTAACATAATTCTCAATAAACCAGAATCGCCATTAACTATTGCATCTTTTACAATTTTGATTTTTACTTCTCTTTTGGGGTCAGATTTTTTTAATTCGGATAGTATCTCTCCTGTCATTTGACTTAGATTAACTTCTTCATATTTCATTGTAGACCTTGAAATTCTAGATAATTTTAACATATCATCTATTAGATTTCCCATCTTGATTGTAGCATTACGAATTCTTTTGAGATAGTGCTTTCCTTCTTCACCCAATTCATTCCCATATTCTTCATCTAAAGCTTGACCAATCCATCAATAGCCCTTAAAGGTGCTCTTAAATCATGTGAAACAGAATATGAAAAAGCCTCTAATTCTTTATTTATGATTTCAAGTCTAGCTGTTCTTTCTGCAACTAAATCTTCCAAATGATTTTGGTATTTTAGTATCTCTGCTTCAGACTTCTTTCTTTCAGTAATATCCTCAAAAGTAGTATATACCAGATATGGTTTTTTAGAATTATTTTTGAATAATGGAACTGCATTTATATTGATCCACCTATACTCCCCATAATTTGGATTAAAGACACCCATTAATACATTACTAACTATGTTTCCAGTTTTTAAAGAAATCATTGAAGGGTGAATATCCCCAGGAAAATCTGTTCCGTCTTCGTGTATCGCTCTCCATCTTGAGTCCATTGAGGTTCTGCCCTTCATTTGATCTATAGTTAGTCCAAGAATCTTTTCAGAAGATGGGTTGGCAGATATTATATTTCCTTCAGAATCTTGGTATACTACTCCTTGGATCATTGTTTCAAAGAGTAAGCGATGTTTCTCTTCGCTTTCCCTTAAGGCCATTTCAGCCTTTCTTTCATCAGTGATATCTTTACCATATATATTAATATATGATTCATTCAGAAACGGAACAAAAGTAACGGAAAATATCCTATCGTGCACAATAATGTCTTTCTTTAGTTGTTTTTTAGATAATAAAGCTTCATTTATGAAATTAATAATCTCATTTGGTAATTTATTTCCCGTATTAATTTTCCAAAAAGATAATAATTCAGAACTTGAGTTATTTGCATATAGCAATTCACCATCCAATGAAACTCTAAGAATTGGATTTGGATTTTCAGATGGAAATTTCGCTAATTTAATAATTTGTTGTTCCAGCTTTTTCTTATCAGTTATGTCCATTAAAGTTGTTATGAATCCTTTTGAATAATCTGAAGGATCTAAAGCACTTATGCTAGTAGAACAATTGATTAGAGTACCATCTTTTCTTTTGAGTATCGATTCAACGCCCATAGAATTGGCATTATTTCCTGAAGGGTATAATATTTTACCAACTCGGTCATATTCTTCTTCATTATCATATAGCACCCTAGTATTTTGTCCCACTAATTCTTCTGGACTATATCCTAATATTTCGGCCATTTTTCTATTAATCCATTGAAATCTTCGATCCTTCAACAGACATATTCCAATAGGTGCTGAATCAAATAATACCCTTAATGTTCTTTCGTTTTTTACTAGTTCTTCTTCGGTGATTTTTCTTTCAACTATTTCACCAATTAATTTTGCAGATGTATGTAACCGTTTTTTTGCTATGTCAATAATAAATTTTGGTCTAGTTTCATATTTATCCGCTTCATTGAATAATTCTTCAATACTTAAATTATACAATTTTGAGATTTCTTTTAATTTAATTGGATCTTTGGGGGGGTCACCATATCCAAAATTAATTGAACCAATGATTTGTTTCTTGGCAAAGATGGGAACTGCATAAAGATGGATACCTCCAGGACATTCGATGTCAGATGGTTTTCCTGTCTCGATTGCTACTTTGGAAGATTTAACCCAACAGGATTCATGACAATGCCACTTGCCACTTGCCAAAGCTTCTTTATTGTCTTTAGTATTACAAAGTTCTCGTGAAGCTCTATCTAGTTGTTTGCACCATCCCGAACTAAATATCCCATAAGCATAGTCCCCATTTTTTTCGTATATGGCAGAAGAAGTTTCTAATAAATCCAGATAATCCCCTACAATATATGAAAGAGTTTCTTCTCCAACTGAATCTAATATCAAACGATTGGTGTTTAATTCTAACAAATTGCCATAGGGTTGAGCTTCCTCTTTGTTTGTTATTTCTATATTGCTACTTTTTGTCAAGAGCCATTCTATTTTTTTGAGAGATTGTTCGGCTTTTTTTCTTTCCGTTATATCTTCAAAGACGGTAGCAAACTTATTTTTTTCTGGAGAAAATGCAGATATACTAAAACTTTTCCCCATTGGTTCATAATCTACCTCAAATCTAGTTGGATTTCCATTAATCGCAACTTTGTAGTAGATATCAAGATAAGGGGCCTTAGTAATTTTATAGATTTCTGTAGCCTTTTTCCCAATAATATTTTCTTTTTTAAGGCCAGTAATTTTTTCAAATGCAGGATTAACATCTAAGATTAAATAATCAATTGGATTACCTGTGTCATCATAAACAATTTGATGTAAAGCCATCCCTTCGTTCATTAATGCATATAACGATCTATATTTTCCTTCTGTAATATCCCTATTCGAAGCTCTTCTTCCTATTATACTATGTTGTTCGTCATATACTGCTTGACATTTATGCTCAATCCATTTTTCTTTGCCGTCTTTTGAAGTGATACGAAACTCAAATGAATAATTGTCATCAGATTTTAATTCTTCTTTAAAATGCCTTGATATCTCAAATCTATTTTCTTT
It contains:
- a CDS encoding 4Fe-4S binding protein → MRRIVRVDEEKCNGCGVCSIICPLKIVSIENGKAVLDEDLCDGLGGCVRKCPQEAMSLVEID
- a CDS encoding class I SAM-dependent methyltransferase, with translation MEDTEKLYKNYYFNEFKSLGTDYNDPEEIRIYDERMGKLRNIKKEIDDTIKIIDLKKGDILLEIGCGTGEFCIEAAKRCSKIIALDVSKNMLEYAKNKASNKGITNISFVNAGFLSYEHEGKPVDLVVSSIALHHLPDFWKLMALKNINSMLKEKGKFYLHDVVFSFDTNNFEKAVECWINQTNDDRMKKNMVNHISEEFSTTNWIMEKIIEHAGFSIESKEYKNDFFASYLCTKN
- a CDS encoding PAS domain S-box protein, which gives rise to MEKPQLRILLVEDSVDDAELLARLIKKGGYSVYYERIDTAKQMVEALTNKQWDVIISDYKMPNFSGIKALEILNEFGIDIPFILVSGTIGEQLAVEAMKKGANDYLMKDNLSRLVPAIERELKECKIRNNERNAQKEIIKLNRIYTILSDINQMIVRSHDKQEIFDKACQIAVDKGQFVLAWIGLLTEDEETLKPVAFAGLGDFESLFGKATSGDTNWSNSFTFNTLKSGETKVFNDIQKYPELNKWKEHLDKTGLTSMAIVPLKIKGKSIGAYFLHSNEIDFFNKDEIKLLEELADDISFAIESIERETKRKEIEKALIESENKFKLIFNNAAVGIDLMDNNYNFVELNDKLSEILGYEKNELIGKSILEVTYPDDFEITKNSLNALVNGDLESYFVEKRYKKKDGSVFWGELFVSGIRKEDKDFQSIVGVIVDINKRKQAEELLKKNEEKYRELVENANSIIAKFDKDGRIISMNEFGLKLFGYKQEELIGKTWAETILPKVESTGKLLETLAIDIIKDVDKYSVNLNENVKKNGERIWVYWTNRPIRDKDGQITGILSVGTDVTDKIIAEKQMEKNVEYFAHLVDHIRNPLAILSGFIQVKVDNEETKARLIRQIDRIDDMIKQLDKGWIDTEETRKFLKKHR
- a CDS encoding response regulator: MKNKTILLVEDNQDDIELAIRAFKKNNIANNIDVVKDGEEALDYLFQKGRYSHLTVDDYPELVLLDLKLPKLGGLEVLKKIRENKKTSLTPVVILTSSREEQDLLNGYKNGANSYVRKPVDFNQFIDSVKQLGLYWLVINEPPPKEI
- a CDS encoding ATP-binding protein, producing MGEEGKHYLKRIRNATIKMGNLIDDMLKLSRISRSTMKYEEVNLSQMTGEILSELKKSDPKREVKIKIVKDAIVNGDSGLLRIMLENLLNNAWKFTSKKENSIIEFGILVKEEKNIYFIRDNGVGFDMEYADKLFTPFHRLHSDEEFTGTGVGLANVNRIINMHGGKIWAEGKVGEGATFYFTI
- a CDS encoding PAS domain S-box protein encodes the protein MDNNTPEKLLKRIDQLKEEIRFYKSIADYTYDWEYLVDINGNILYVSPSCERITGFTPADFIEDTKLLEKIVHKENRFEISRHFKEELKSDDNYSFEFRITSKDGKEKWIEHKCQAVYDEQHSIIGRRASNRDITEGKYRSLYALMNEGMALHQIVYDDTGNPIDYLILDVNPAFEKITGLKKENIIGKKATEIYKITKAPYLDIYYKVAINGNPTRFEVDYEPMGKSFSISAFSPEKNKFATVFEDITERKKAEQSLKKIEWLLTKSSNIEITNKEEAQPYGNLLELNTNRLILDSVGEETLSYIVGDYLDLLETSSAIYEKNGDYAYGIFSSGWCKQLDRASRELCNTKDNKEALASGKWHCHESCWVKSSKVAIETGKPSDIECPGGIHLYAVPIFAKKQIIGSINFGYGDPPKDPIKLKEISKLYNLSIEELFNEADKYETRPKFIIDIAKKRLHTSAKLIGEIVERKITEEELVKNERTLRVLFDSAPIGICLLKDRRFQWINRKMAEILGYSPEELVGQNTRVLYDNEEEYDRVGKILYPSGNNANSMGVESILKRKDGTLINCSTSISALDPSDYSKGFITTLMDITDKKKLEQQIIKLAKFPSENPNPILRVSLDGELLYANNSSSELLSFWKINTGNKLPNEIINFINEALLSKKQLKKDIIVHDRIFSVTFVPFLNESYINIYGKDITDERKAEMALRESEEKHRLLFETMIQGVVYQDSEGNIISANPSSEKILGLTIDQMKGRTSMDSRWRAIHEDGTDFPGDIHPSMISLKTGNIVSNVLMGVFNPNYGEYRWININAVPLFKNNSKKPYLVYTTFEDITERKKSEAEILKYQNHLEDLVAERTARLEIINKELEAFSYSVSHDLRAPLRAIDGLVKL